The genomic segment GGACCAGTCAGTTTTGTCACCAGATGATATATTAGGTTTTGGGTCACTTGTCGTTATGCTGATCTCTATTTCATCTCCTAGTTGAGGGGTTGGAGAAATCTGCTTCACTGGCCAGCTGCGACGTGGGGGTGGAGTTCGCCAGCAATACCCAGAATGCACCTGCATCGCGGCAGCAGCGAGGGAAGCTGTCGTCGCTAGGGAAACTCTTCAAACCctggaagtggaggaagaagaaaaccaGCGACAAGTTCCAGGATCTTTCCAAAGGTGCGACGTCGTGTTTGTTCCCGTGGCTTTTTAGGTGCATTGTGCTTTATCTGAATGCTGCTTTAATCGAGGGTCTGCACAACATCACCGCTTACGTTTTTGGGTTTGTGCTGAACTCGGCAGCGCTGCTTAAAGGAGAGCTTTAAAAGGGAAAGCGCTAACGGTTTGTTTGTAGCTCTCGCTGATTCATTTCTGAAGTGTTGTCTGTGAAGTAAAGGAGGTACGAAGCAGAGACGCCTTCTGCTCGTGGCAACTGATTTGTATCTGTCGCTCTCcattctgtgtttgttgctggGTTTCCTATGTTGAATTCCCCCTGCTGTTTTTAACATCCTTGTCAGTCTAAAATAATATATTCTGTGATGTTTGTACTGCGGTTTCAAATAAATTCAGGTAGAAGTCAATATTATTTTGAAACAATAGATTTTGACAGTGTTTTGGGCATCGTGGCTCAATAATACTTTAAGCATCAACACTGATGTGTGGAGTTAAGACTAAATAAAATGACTGGTGAGTTTtgatcttgtttgtttttcagtcctAGAGAGAAAAATCTCCACCAGGCAAACGAGGGAGGAGCTCATCAGGAAGGGAGTCCTCATCCCCGAaggtttgtctgtttgcaggtttctcctcttcttctgtcttATAATAACTGTAGGGGTTAATGAAAGCGACGCAGCTCATAGCGGTTGTTCTCTCCAGACGAACCGGTCAGCAGTGAAAACCTCAACGGCCACGCCAAGGCCAGTGTGACATCAGAGGAGGTCAAAGTTGACATCGAGTCCCCAGAGACCGCGCTGGAGACACAGACCGCCGGCACAGAGGACAGACCAGGTAccggctctggttctgtctgtctgtgggtttATCACACGCGCCCTCTCATCTAGGGCCAGTTGGACGTAAATACAGGAAATCTGTATTAATCCTATTTTCATTCTAATTTTTTCGCTCCTTTCCTCGTGGACTGATTTGTATCGGCACCAGTTTTATGGCTGACACTGAATCTTCTGTGGGATCCGTGACCGGGTCTAATGTGCTCAGATAGATATCCCCATTATATCAGCAGCGTGCTTTCACTGTCCGATCAGAGCAGGAGCTCCATCTGCTAAtgcctccctctgcctcagGAGACCAGCCGCTCTTCTTCTGTCTGACGCTGCTTAAGTGTTGGGCTTTTTTAGTCCCAACCCTGTTAGCATTGACCTCTGAgccatttgtttgttcatttgtcaatAATCAGAGCAGCGTAGCGGAGCACACGTACTGGAGGTCGGGAAGGTCGCTGTCCAGGTCACTTCTCCGCTTCCAGCGTCTCTTCTTCtgcatgtttgctgtgtgtgcatcTCTTTGCATTCTGAATCTCCCACTTAACCTGTAACCGCTCTACTCtcccctcctgcttcctccgaCCTGCTCAGCGAGACGCGATACTAAACCCCTCGCCGCCGCGAACCAGGCGCGGCCCCGAGAGGCGCAGGGCAAAAAGCAGCAGGGCGCCGCTCCGCCCGCGGCCTCCAAGCCTGCGGGTGGCGCCGCAGCCACGGCCCGGCACAGGGACGGCGCCTCGGGGGCTAAAAAGCCCGCTAAGGCCGCGGGCAAGGCGGGCTCGTCGACACAAGCTAAAGCTAACGCTCGCAGCGCTAACAACGCCGCTTCTGGCACCGGTAAGTCCAGCTCGGCGGCGGAAGCCCGCGGGGGTGCCGTCCGTTAGCGCCTACGACCGTGCATGGAAACATGGGCTCGTGTCACTGTCTCCGTCACAGACTCGCATGCGACTAAAAGCCTTGACGTCATACACTTATTAGTTCATATGTATGAATAAGAAGCACATGAAAATGACAGAGATTTCCAGTCAAGCGCTTCAGCCTCTCTTCTGAGAAAGAAGAAGTGAGGATTTAGTCGTCAAGCTCTGAAAACACCTTCCtgtacaagtgtgtgtttgtctgtaagaccgagagaggaagagcagtgtgtgagtgagcgagtgaggtCATGGAAGCATGACTTTCACAACCAGAGCTCTGATTGATGGTTTGATGTTGAGCGCGGATCATCCCCTTGGGTTTGTGTGGACACACTGACGGTCCCGAGGTTAGAACCCGGTTAAGGAACTGCGTGCGCCTTGTGCAGTTAAAGGCCAGCGCACGCTTTACGACCCACAGCATATTGAAGCTGAACACGTCTGAGTTCATGTGACGTCTGGGCTGAAGGCCTGTTTTTGATCGGCGCCTCCTCCGTTAGTGTTTAACTTGACATTTTTAGCTCATCTCCTCCGGCTGCTTTAGCAGCACACAAAGGAGCTTCTCAACCGGCTGAAGGACCGACTTCAGCTCAGGTCTGAGCGCATTCAAACCTCACTAAATCTCCAAACTGAAGCGCTGTAGAGAACGGAGTGGATGCTGAACCAAGTATAAACTCGTATAGACCGAAGCACTTCTACGCCCACGGACGTTTGTTTATGTAACCTACATGTCCTcaggctgtgggaggaaactggagcacCTGAGGGGAAGGAGTCTTATTtagtgcttttcttttctcactttctccggcttctgcttctcctcagccaAGTCCTCGCATCCAAAGAAGGCAGGAGGCACAACAAAagccacctccgcctcctccgccccccGCCCTCGCTCTAAGGAGGCAGGCGCCGCAGCGCAATCTGATGGGAAGGACACGAGGACCAGGAAATCAGATGCTCCCACCTCTTCCTCCGCCACTCAGAAGGCTCCCACAGAGACTCCCAACCCGCCCGGAGACCTCAAatcctcgcctccctcctcagACACCAAGCCCAACCCGTCTAACGCCGCCGGCAATGAGACGGGAGGCGCTCAGGCCTCGCCAGCGCCGCCTCCCAACAGCTCGGCTGCAGGTGAGGAGACCCAGAGAGGTCTGGCTCCGGAACCCACGGCCCAGTCTCCCTCTCATGTCAACACGGCCACAGAGGACACATCCTTCTCAGAGGGGGAGGCAGACAGCAGGTCACATGGGAAAACAGGAAGGGAGggagcagaagaggagaagaacgGCGAAACCGAGTCCACTGTGCAGAACAGCCCGAGGTATCTACCTACTGTAGGATGTGGTGAACActgcttcctgtctttattcttCTACACCACAgagttagcgacgctagcgatatCATAAGtgctgtttctctttttgtGCAGGTCAACCAGTGGACGGGCTGAGAGGCCGCAGGGCCTCAGCGTGAAAACGGACCAGGCGGAGGTGACCGTGATCCCGGACCGGCCGCGAGACAGCCAGACGAGCGACTCTGACTCCGACGGACCCATCCTGTAccgggacgaggaggaggaggacgaggaggaagacgagtaCACGAACAGTATGACTCCATTTTTTTTTGACAATGCAGACATTTAAACCAGCGATGCAGGGAGGTCACCCCTCACCAGCCGCGTCATCCCAAACGGGAAACTTTCAGCGTTGTAAAGAGCCGTGTCACACTGGATGTGTCATCGCTGAGCGGTTGCAGGAACACCGTGAACTTTAAAAGCTGCAGAGCCCGGCGCACTCCTCACATCTTATGCAGTTTGCACTGATTGTGAATCCGTTATGCTTCGTTACGGCCTGCAGTCGATTCACCCAGCCGTTaatgagacccccccccccctccccccgctgcaGGTTCTCTGGCGAGCAAGATCCGACGGCGAGACACCCTGAACATCAAGCTGGGAAACCGACCCAGCaagaaagagctggaggagaagaacaTTTTGCCTCGAAGCTCGGAGACGGAGCGACACGAGCTGCGCCAGCAGATAGGCTGCAAACTAGTcaggtacgcacacacacacacacacacacacacacacacacacactcacacacgcatgcagctAGGTGTGAATTTTCCTTGGCAGAGACTGTTCACTACGCTTTGGTGTAGTTGTGGGTGTTGTACTAGTACAAATGATGCACTGCAGCGCGTCTTCGCTAGTTTAGCTCGTCCGCTTCCACCAGATGAGGGAGACGGTCTGGTGCGTTGGCTTGACAACAAAAAGAGGTGCAAACGCTTTGTAAAAGTGTCAAAACCGTGGATTTGTCTTTTCAGGCGCCTGAGCCAACGGCCgaccacagaggagctggagcagagaaacATCCTCAAGCGTGAGTCGAACACGGCGTTTAACTGTAAAATAGAGTCACGATGAAGAAtgcaaacgcacgcacacatgcctTTACGTTCATCATACTAAGAAATACACTAAAAAAAACGTTGTGCACAGTCGGTTGTGGGAACGCAGCGCTAAGTGGCTGCTTTCTGCGTGTGAATGCCACATGGCTTGAATTTCAATCTTTCATAGAACCACTAGAGGTCACGGGGTTAAGCAGCATCTCAGGCCatgtcttcacacacactccactcTGTGTCTATATTTACGAGGGCCGTATCAGCTTTACAGATCCCAGCCTGTTCCCACATGAAATCAAAGCTCATAGGTTCACCACTTGTTTTCCTATGGACACCTTTTAATAAGCTTAATGACAGATCGTGGCAGACGCCTGTTGCAGCATCAGTAGGTGTGAATCTCCTGCTTTGGTTTTCTACCTTCAGAAAAgaatgaagcagaggagcaaGAGGCCAAGCAGGAGATTAAAAGGAGACTGTCTAGAAAGGTAcaataagacacacacacacacacacacacactgagactgaCAGTCTATGTTTAGCTGCTCCGCTGTGAGACATCAGTTAGAACAGATGCTCCGTGTGCTGACGCAGGCCACCTAGTGGAATAACAGCACATGTGGCGTAAAGTAGTAAAGTggatattattcattattatataAGAGTCTGTTCTGTCTCGTGTGTAGCTGAGCGTGAGGCCGACGGTGGCCGAGCTCGTCGCCCGCAGGATCCTGCGTTTCAATGAGTACGTGGAGGTGACGGATGCCAAGGACTACGACCGGCGGGCGGACAAGCCCTGGACGCGTCTGACTCCTGCTGACAAGGTGCCGCACGTCACACGAAATCCCGATTTCATACCAAAGTGTGCAAAAGTGTTGTTGCATTAGCTGCGAATGAGTgtcagtggggaaaaaaaacggtTTGGTGTTTGAGCCTGGTGGCGGTTTTCTGTGGCAAGTCTGCCCCCTGCTGTTGGTGCTTGCAGCTACACGGAGCAAATCCCCTCCATTAATTATAAACGCCCAACCCTCACAGACTTAAGCTGTCCACTCCCCTGTCAATCATAATCATAAACATaatgctagtgtgtgtgtgtgtgtgtgtgtgtgtgtgtgtgtgtgtgtgtgtgtgtgtgtgtgtgtgtgtgtgtgtgtgtgtgtgtgtgtgtgtgtgtgtctcaggctGCTATCCGTAAAGAGCTGAACGAGTTTAAGAGCCGAGAGATGGAGGTTCATGAAGACAGCAAGCAGTTCACCAGGTATCCAGCGTCCTCCACTACTCAGCCTGACTACAATGCGCTTCATGTAGTAATCATAAAACCAGTTTTTTTTCTGGGGCcccaaagcaatttccctccaggttcaggttcgtCCTGAATGCTGTTCGGGTCCTAGGACACTGATAGAGGTGAGGTTCATCGTGTCTTTAATGTGTTTCTGTCCAGATTCCATCGGCCCTAAGGTCTCTCACTGCCAGACGGACGTCAGCGCCCAAAGCTCCGTGGTCCACAGCTGCCGGGCCTCCAGAACCTCTGTGCACGGCTCGGTCCACTTGGCTTTGGGATCCTTTTGCCCCAGTAACATGTATTTGTGCTTCAGGTGTGTCTGGCCATTCATGGGCACCAGTGAAACATTTGCACACGTCTGTAGTCAGATCAGTGCTCTGATTACAACCTCTTATTTATTCTGGATGGCCAGAACGCTCTGGTGAatgatgtgtttgttctgtttacTTCAATCTGTTTAATTAGAGGCTCTGTATAAAAGAAACGGGA from the Betta splendens chromosome 15, fBetSpl5.4, whole genome shotgun sequence genome contains:
- the phactr2 gene encoding phosphatase and actin regulator 2 isoform X7 encodes the protein MGQTAVSTVSQTASVEGLEKSASLASCDVGVEFASNTQNAPASRQQRGKLSSLGKLFKPWKWRKKKTSDKFQDLSKVLERKISTRQTREELIRKGVLIPEDEPVSSENLNGHAKASVTSEEVKVDIESPETALETQTAGTEDRPAKSSHPKKAGGTTKATSASSAPRPRSKEAGAAAQSDGKDTRTRKSDAPTSSSATQKAPTETPNPPGDLKSSPPSSDTKPNPSNAAGNETGGAQASPAPPPNSSAAGEETQRGLAPEPTAQSPSHVNTATEDTSFSEGEADSRSHGKTGREGAEEEKNGETESTVQNSPRSTSGRAERPQGLSVKTDQAEVTVIPDRPRDSQTSDSDSDGPILYRDEEEEDEEEDEYTNSSLASKIRRRDTLNIKLGNRPSKKELEEKNILPRSSETERHELRQQIGCKLVRRLSQRPTTEELEQRNILKQKNEAEEQEAKQEIKRRLSRKLSVRPTVAELVARRILRFNEYVEVTDAKDYDRRADKPWTRLTPADKAAIRKELNEFKSREMEVHEDSKQFTRFHRP
- the phactr2 gene encoding phosphatase and actin regulator 2 isoform X6; its protein translation is MMAEEAAMEDEADTQGEMRRFSSLWPLPRFRSQSDTSGFRSRVLLRLRGARSVEGLEKSASLASCDVGVEFASNTQNAPASRQQRGKLSSLGKLFKPWKWRKKKTSDKFQDLSKVLERKISTRQTREELIRKGVLIPEDEPVSSENLNGHAKASVTSEEVKVDIESPETALETQTAGTEDRPAKSSHPKKAGGTTKATSASSAPRPRSKEAGAAAQSDGKDTRTRKSDAPTSSSATQKAPTETPNPPGDLKSSPPSSDTKPNPSNAAGNETGGAQASPAPPPNSSAAGEETQRGLAPEPTAQSPSHVNTATEDTSFSEGEADSRSHGKTGREGAEEEKNGETESTVQNSPRSTSGRAERPQGLSVKTDQAEVTVIPDRPRDSQTSDSDSDGPILYRDEEEEDEEEDEYTNSSLASKIRRRDTLNIKLGNRPSKKELEEKNILPRSSETERHELRQQIGCKLVRRLSQRPTTEELEQRNILKQKNEAEEQEAKQEIKRRLSRKLSVRPTVAELVARRILRFNEYVEVTDAKDYDRRADKPWTRLTPADKAAIRKELNEFKSREMEVHEDSKQFTRFHRP
- the phactr2 gene encoding phosphatase and actin regulator 2 isoform X5, which gives rise to MEHDVEGLEKSASLASCDVGVEFASNTQNAPASRQQRGKLSSLGKLFKPWKWRKKKTSDKFQDLSKVLERKISTRQTREELIRKGVLIPEDEPVSSENLNGHAKASVTSEEVKVDIESPETALETQTAGTEDRPARRDTKPLAAANQARPREAQGKKQQGAAPPAASKPAGGAAATARHRDGASGAKKPAKAAGKAGSSTQAKANARSANNAASGTAKSSHPKKAGGTTKATSASSAPRPRSKEAGAAAQSDGKDTRTRKSDAPTSSSATQKAPTETPNPPGDLKSSPPSSDTKPNPSNAAGNETGGAQASPAPPPNSSAAGEETQRGLAPEPTAQSPSHVNTATEDTSFSEGEADSRSHGKTGREGAEEEKNGETESTVQNSPRSTSGRAERPQGLSVKTDQAEVTVIPDRPRDSQTSDSDSDGPILYRDEEEEDEEEDEYTNSSLASKIRRRDTLNIKLGNRPSKKELEEKNILPRSSETERHELRQQIGCKLVRRLSQRPTTEELEQRNILKQKNEAEEQEAKQEIKRRLSRKLSVRPTVAELVARRILRFNEYVEVTDAKDYDRRADKPWTRLTPADKAAIRKELNEFKSREMEVHEDSKQFTRFHRP
- the phactr2 gene encoding phosphatase and actin regulator 2 isoform X2, with the protein product MGQTAVSTVSQTASGKLYLHSLRRSPRALGLRDREGRQARTQRFEGLEKSASLASCDVGVEFASNTQNAPASRQQRGKLSSLGKLFKPWKWRKKKTSDKFQDLSKVLERKISTRQTREELIRKGVLIPEDEPVSSENLNGHAKASVTSEEVKVDIESPETALETQTAGTEDRPARRDTKPLAAANQARPREAQGKKQQGAAPPAASKPAGGAAATARHRDGASGAKKPAKAAGKAGSSTQAKANARSANNAASGTAKSSHPKKAGGTTKATSASSAPRPRSKEAGAAAQSDGKDTRTRKSDAPTSSSATQKAPTETPNPPGDLKSSPPSSDTKPNPSNAAGNETGGAQASPAPPPNSSAAGEETQRGLAPEPTAQSPSHVNTATEDTSFSEGEADSRSHGKTGREGAEEEKNGETESTVQNSPRSTSGRAERPQGLSVKTDQAEVTVIPDRPRDSQTSDSDSDGPILYRDEEEEDEEEDEYTNSSLASKIRRRDTLNIKLGNRPSKKELEEKNILPRSSETERHELRQQIGCKLVRRLSQRPTTEELEQRNILKQKNEAEEQEAKQEIKRRLSRKLSVRPTVAELVARRILRFNEYVEVTDAKDYDRRADKPWTRLTPADKAAIRKELNEFKSREMEVHEDSKQFTRFHRP
- the phactr2 gene encoding phosphatase and actin regulator 2 isoform X4; this translates as MGQTAVSTVSQTASVEGLEKSASLASCDVGVEFASNTQNAPASRQQRGKLSSLGKLFKPWKWRKKKTSDKFQDLSKVLERKISTRQTREELIRKGVLIPEDEPVSSENLNGHAKASVTSEEVKVDIESPETALETQTAGTEDRPARRDTKPLAAANQARPREAQGKKQQGAAPPAASKPAGGAAATARHRDGASGAKKPAKAAGKAGSSTQAKANARSANNAASGTAKSSHPKKAGGTTKATSASSAPRPRSKEAGAAAQSDGKDTRTRKSDAPTSSSATQKAPTETPNPPGDLKSSPPSSDTKPNPSNAAGNETGGAQASPAPPPNSSAAGEETQRGLAPEPTAQSPSHVNTATEDTSFSEGEADSRSHGKTGREGAEEEKNGETESTVQNSPRSTSGRAERPQGLSVKTDQAEVTVIPDRPRDSQTSDSDSDGPILYRDEEEEDEEEDEYTNSSLASKIRRRDTLNIKLGNRPSKKELEEKNILPRSSETERHELRQQIGCKLVRRLSQRPTTEELEQRNILKQKNEAEEQEAKQEIKRRLSRKLSVRPTVAELVARRILRFNEYVEVTDAKDYDRRADKPWTRLTPADKAAIRKELNEFKSREMEVHEDSKQFTRFHRP
- the phactr2 gene encoding phosphatase and actin regulator 2 isoform X1; translation: MMAEEAAMEDEADTQGEMRRFSSLWPLPRFRSQSDTSGFRSRVLLRLRGARSVEGLEKSASLASCDVGVEFASNTQNAPASRQQRGKLSSLGKLFKPWKWRKKKTSDKFQDLSKVLERKISTRQTREELIRKGVLIPEDEPVSSENLNGHAKASVTSEEVKVDIESPETALETQTAGTEDRPARRDTKPLAAANQARPREAQGKKQQGAAPPAASKPAGGAAATARHRDGASGAKKPAKAAGKAGSSTQAKANARSANNAASGTAKSSHPKKAGGTTKATSASSAPRPRSKEAGAAAQSDGKDTRTRKSDAPTSSSATQKAPTETPNPPGDLKSSPPSSDTKPNPSNAAGNETGGAQASPAPPPNSSAAGEETQRGLAPEPTAQSPSHVNTATEDTSFSEGEADSRSHGKTGREGAEEEKNGETESTVQNSPRSTSGRAERPQGLSVKTDQAEVTVIPDRPRDSQTSDSDSDGPILYRDEEEEDEEEDEYTNSSLASKIRRRDTLNIKLGNRPSKKELEEKNILPRSSETERHELRQQIGCKLVRRLSQRPTTEELEQRNILKQKNEAEEQEAKQEIKRRLSRKLSVRPTVAELVARRILRFNEYVEVTDAKDYDRRADKPWTRLTPADKAAIRKELNEFKSREMEVHEDSKQFTRFHRP
- the phactr2 gene encoding phosphatase and actin regulator 2 isoform X3 — translated: MKPHVCCHVIEESCIYILYGEALGRSGYEIVRDARPEHKVEGLEKSASLASCDVGVEFASNTQNAPASRQQRGKLSSLGKLFKPWKWRKKKTSDKFQDLSKVLERKISTRQTREELIRKGVLIPEDEPVSSENLNGHAKASVTSEEVKVDIESPETALETQTAGTEDRPARRDTKPLAAANQARPREAQGKKQQGAAPPAASKPAGGAAATARHRDGASGAKKPAKAAGKAGSSTQAKANARSANNAASGTAKSSHPKKAGGTTKATSASSAPRPRSKEAGAAAQSDGKDTRTRKSDAPTSSSATQKAPTETPNPPGDLKSSPPSSDTKPNPSNAAGNETGGAQASPAPPPNSSAAGEETQRGLAPEPTAQSPSHVNTATEDTSFSEGEADSRSHGKTGREGAEEEKNGETESTVQNSPRSTSGRAERPQGLSVKTDQAEVTVIPDRPRDSQTSDSDSDGPILYRDEEEEDEEEDEYTNSSLASKIRRRDTLNIKLGNRPSKKELEEKNILPRSSETERHELRQQIGCKLVRRLSQRPTTEELEQRNILKQKNEAEEQEAKQEIKRRLSRKLSVRPTVAELVARRILRFNEYVEVTDAKDYDRRADKPWTRLTPADKAAIRKELNEFKSREMEVHEDSKQFTRFHRP